In Tachypleus tridentatus isolate NWPU-2018 chromosome 7, ASM421037v1, whole genome shotgun sequence, a genomic segment contains:
- the LOC143254911 gene encoding paired box protein Pax-6-like: protein MITAECSMKMPHKGHSGVNQLGGMYVNGRPLPDSTRQKIVELAHSGARPCDISRILQVSNGCVSKILGRYYETGSIKPRTIGGSKPRVATAAVVNRIADYKRECPSIFAWEMRDRLLVEGVCNSENIPSVSSINRVLRNLSSQKDPHRTSPQVSMAGPETVYDKLRMLNGAQPWPWYPTATSHHFHGVPPPSSPVTLGPNTGLGVSVPIGNGHSSLGSCESNRHDHMHVTKKGESRGTSSSPCVSAELKGLKAGFGTNGGQSTDSSLGSFTINYEQTKD, encoded by the exons ATGATAACAGCAGAGTGTTCGATGAAGATGCCCCATAAAG GTCACAGTGGGGTTAATCAGCTAGGCGGAATGTACGTGAATGGAAGACCTTTACCAGACTCGACTCGTCAGAAGATCGTGGAGCTGGCCCACAGTGGTGCTAGGCCTTGCGATATCTCCCGTATACTTCAGGTATCGAATGGCTGCGTCTCCAAGATACTGGGACGTTATTATGAGACTGGCTCCATCAAGCCTCGGACTATTGGTGGCAGTAAGCCTCGTGTGGCTACTGCGGCTGTAGTCAATAGGATAGCCGACTACAAAAGGGAGTGTCCTTCCATCTTTGCCTGGGAAATGCGAGACCGACTTTTGGTGGAAGGAGTGTGTAACAGTGAAAACATTCCCAGC GTTTCTTCAATCAATAGAGTTTTAAGGAACCTCTCGTCTCAAAAGGATCCTCACCGGACCTCTCCTCAAGTTTCCATGGCTGGGCCAGAGACGGTTTACGACAAACTGAGGATGTTAAACGGTGCCCAGCCGTGGCCGTGGTACCCGACGGCTACTTCTCATCATTTTCACGGCGTACCTCCGCCCTCATCGCCGGTTACGTTAGGTCCCAACACCGGACTTGGGGTATCTGTTCCAATCGGAAACGGTCACTCAAGTCTAGGCTCGTGTGAAAGTAATCGCCATGACCACATGCATGTCACAAAGAAAGGTGAGTCTAG aGGAACCTCCAGTAGCCCATGCGTGTCTGCTGAACTTAAAGGCTTGAAAGCAGGTTTCGGTaccaatggtgggcagagcacggacaGCTCATTGGGAAGTTTTACGATTAATTACGAACAAACAAAGGATTAG